The following proteins are co-located in the Pararhizobium capsulatum DSM 1112 genome:
- a CDS encoding alpha-glucosidase/alpha-galactosidase, which translates to MSSFKIAIIGAGSVGFTKKLFTDILCVPEFRDVEFALTDMSEHNLGMIKSILDKIVEANDLPAKVTASTDRREAIAGARYIISCVRVGGLAAYADDIRIPLKYGVDQCVGDTICAGGILYGQRNIPVILDFCKDIRELAEPGAKFLNYANPMAMNTWAAIEYGKVDTIGLCHGVQHGAEQIAEILGAGEGELDYICSGINHQTWFVDVRVKGRKIGKDDLVAAFEAHPVFSQQEKLRIDVLKRFGVYSTESNGHLSEYLPWYRKRPEEITRWIDMSDWIHGETGGYLRHSTETRNWFETEYPQFLEDANKPIDPARRSNEHASHILEALETGRVYRGHFNVKNNGIITNLPSDAIIESPGFVDRFGLNMVAGITLPEACAATCISSINVQRMSVHAAITGDIDLLKLAVLHDPLVGAICTPEEVWQMVDEMVVAQAEWLPQYAHAIPAAKERLSKPTVKTREWNGVARREVRSIDELRAEKEATKLRAAS; encoded by the coding sequence ATGAGCAGCTTCAAGATTGCCATTATTGGCGCCGGCAGCGTCGGCTTCACCAAGAAACTCTTCACCGATATTCTCTGCGTGCCAGAGTTCCGCGATGTCGAATTCGCGCTCACCGACATGAGCGAGCACAATCTCGGCATGATCAAGTCGATCCTCGACAAGATCGTCGAGGCCAACGACCTTCCGGCGAAAGTCACGGCATCGACCGACCGCCGCGAGGCGATTGCCGGCGCGCGCTACATTATTTCCTGCGTGCGGGTCGGCGGGCTCGCAGCCTATGCCGACGACATCCGCATCCCCTTGAAATATGGTGTCGACCAGTGCGTCGGCGACACGATCTGCGCTGGCGGCATCCTCTATGGCCAGCGCAACATCCCGGTCATTCTCGACTTCTGCAAGGATATCCGCGAACTGGCCGAACCGGGCGCAAAATTCCTGAACTATGCCAATCCGATGGCGATGAACACCTGGGCGGCGATCGAATATGGCAAGGTCGACACGATCGGCCTCTGCCACGGCGTCCAGCACGGCGCAGAACAGATCGCCGAAATTCTTGGCGCCGGCGAAGGCGAACTGGATTACATCTGCTCTGGCATCAACCACCAGACCTGGTTCGTGGATGTGCGCGTCAAGGGCCGCAAAATCGGCAAGGATGATTTGGTTGCAGCCTTCGAGGCGCATCCCGTTTTCTCGCAGCAGGAAAAGCTGCGCATCGACGTCCTGAAGCGTTTTGGCGTCTACTCCACCGAGAGCAACGGCCACCTGTCAGAATACCTGCCCTGGTATCGCAAGCGGCCGGAGGAAATTACCCGCTGGATCGATATGTCCGACTGGATCCACGGCGAAACTGGCGGCTATCTTCGCCATTCGACAGAGACCCGCAACTGGTTCGAGACCGAATATCCGCAGTTTCTGGAAGACGCCAACAAGCCGATCGATCCGGCCCGCCGCTCCAACGAGCATGCGAGCCACATTCTTGAAGCGCTGGAGACGGGGCGTGTCTATCGCGGTCACTTCAACGTCAAGAACAACGGCATCATCACAAACTTGCCGTCGGATGCGATCATCGAGAGCCCCGGTTTCGTCGATCGCTTCGGCCTCAACATGGTCGCCGGCATTACCCTGCCGGAAGCCTGCGCCGCCACCTGCATTTCCTCGATCAACGTCCAGCGCATGTCGGTGCATGCCGCCATCACCGGGGATATCGATCTGTTGAAGCTCGCCGTGCTGCATGATCCCCTGGTCGGCGCCATCTGCACGCCGGAGGAGGTCTGGCAGATGGTCGACGAGATGGTCGTGGCCCAGGCGGAATGGCTGCCGCAATACGCCCATGCGATCCCGGCCGCCAAGGAGCGGCTGAGCAAGCCGACCGTCAAGACCCGCGAATGGAACGGCGTTGCCCGCCGCGAAGTCCGCTCGATCGACGAACTGCGTGCGGAGAAGGAAGCGACGAAGCTGCGCGCTGCAAGCTGA
- a CDS encoding AraC family transcriptional regulator, with amino-acid sequence MGNFVLKKLIENGPVMRTVSLPRGRHSLHTMPTSTGYEIRTDASYDWDGRKRGETPFTVLQHTIGGAGNLRYESRNYRVKEGETLLVLVPHNHRYWLEQNGRWEFFWISMNGEEALRIHKAILATTGPILNLKPETIERLADCSLRLISGGADQPGSASAIAYEAAMVLYDDVFGSHPVLSQEYRTMQHVIDHISANLEKPLSVETLADVSGLSRAHFSRVFTTSEGIPPAEFVLRKRLQRATKLLTKAADLSVKEVAVMSGFEDPNYFAKVFRRYFGASPTEFRTTGMYSSIAVREPRAETPLTAKT; translated from the coding sequence ATGGGTAATTTTGTGCTGAAAAAACTGATCGAGAACGGGCCTGTCATGAGGACCGTATCCTTGCCGCGCGGACGCCACAGCCTCCACACCATGCCGACCAGCACAGGCTATGAAATCCGCACCGACGCCAGCTACGACTGGGACGGGCGCAAGCGCGGCGAAACGCCGTTCACGGTACTGCAGCACACGATCGGAGGTGCGGGAAACCTGCGCTACGAGAGCCGCAATTACCGTGTCAAGGAGGGCGAGACCCTACTGGTGCTGGTACCCCACAACCACCGTTACTGGCTGGAACAAAACGGCCGCTGGGAATTCTTCTGGATTTCCATGAACGGCGAGGAAGCGCTTCGCATCCACAAGGCGATCCTTGCGACGACCGGCCCGATCCTCAACCTGAAGCCCGAAACTATAGAACGTCTCGCCGATTGCAGCCTGCGGCTGATCTCCGGCGGAGCCGACCAACCCGGCAGCGCGTCAGCGATCGCCTATGAGGCGGCGATGGTGCTTTACGACGATGTCTTCGGGTCCCATCCGGTGCTCAGCCAGGAATATCGCACCATGCAGCACGTCATCGACCATATATCAGCCAATCTGGAAAAGCCGCTTTCCGTCGAGACGCTGGCAGATGTTTCAGGCCTCAGCCGTGCCCATTTCTCACGGGTATTTACCACAAGCGAAGGCATCCCGCCGGCGGAGTTCGTGCTGCGCAAGCGTCTGCAGCGGGCGACGAAGCTTCTGACAAAAGCGGCCGATCTTTCGGTGAAAGAAGTGGCTGTTATGTCCGGCTTCGAAGACCCGAATTATTTTGCCAAAGTGTTCCGTCGCTATTTCGGCGCCAGCCCCACCGAGTTCCGCACAACCGGCATGTATTCCAGCATCGCGGTTAGAGAACCGCGAGCGGAAACGCCCCTCACTGCAAAAACCTGA
- the hutC gene encoding histidine utilization repressor: MDLGTTVAEGASDLSLHQRILGDIEERILSGEWQPGFRIPFEVDLAEHYKCSRMTVNKALTQLAKTGLIERRRKSGSYVTQPRAQSAVLEIRDIKLEVQSLGLTYEYKLIEKVKRRSNADDRSRLSLETAAPVLEVLCTHFAANRPFCVEERLINLSAVPDAAEESFEDVAPGPWLLNRVPWSAAEHTIRAVSADAQIATALGIAAGTACLVVERRTWSNGAYVTHVRLIYPGDRHALVANFTPSQPK; encoded by the coding sequence ATGGATTTGGGGACAACGGTTGCCGAAGGGGCAAGCGACCTGTCGCTGCATCAGCGCATTCTCGGCGATATCGAGGAGCGTATTCTTTCCGGAGAATGGCAGCCAGGCTTTCGCATTCCCTTCGAGGTGGATCTCGCCGAGCATTACAAATGTTCGCGCATGACCGTGAACAAGGCGTTGACCCAGCTTGCCAAGACCGGGCTGATCGAACGGCGGCGCAAATCCGGAAGCTATGTCACCCAGCCGCGTGCCCAGTCCGCGGTGCTCGAAATCCGCGATATCAAACTGGAAGTGCAGTCTCTTGGCCTCACCTATGAGTACAAGCTGATCGAGAAGGTGAAGCGTCGCAGCAATGCGGACGATCGATCGCGGCTCAGCCTTGAGACGGCAGCCCCTGTGCTGGAGGTACTCTGTACGCATTTTGCCGCAAACAGGCCGTTCTGCGTCGAGGAGCGCCTGATCAATCTCTCCGCCGTGCCGGACGCGGCGGAAGAAAGCTTTGAGGATGTCGCACCGGGGCCCTGGCTCCTGAACCGGGTGCCATGGAGTGCAGCCGAACATACAATCCGTGCGGTCTCGGCGGATGCGCAGATCGCAACGGCTCTCGGTATCGCGGCCGGAACCGCTTGTCTGGTCGTGGAGCGTCGTACCTGGAGCAATGGCGCCTATGTGACGCATGTGCGGCTGATCTACCCCGGCGACCGTCACGCTCTCGTCGCCAATTTCACGCCGTCGCAACCCAAATAA
- a CDS encoding formimidoylglutamate deiminase — protein sequence MTSIHVKSALTSAGWQSDVRLTIAGGRIASLDAGVDAEAGDERHDILVPGMPNLHSHAFQRGMAGLAETRGPGTDSFWSWRNVMYRFALTMTPDHVEAVAGQLYMEMLEAGFSRVGEFHYLHHDIDGRPYADIAEMGQRIASAASDTGIGLTLLPVFYAHSTFGGAAPNEGQRRFINNVESFERLLEGCRAAVKDLPEGRVGVAPHSLRAVTPEELAHVVAMAKDGPIHIHAAEQVKEVEDCIAWSGVRPVEWLLDNIGLDSRWCLIHATHMTDDETRRMAESGAIAGLCPITEANLGDGTFNAVLFGEAGGKFGIGSDSNVLIGLPDELRQLEYSQRLLHRSRNVLAAPGQSTGRALFDGALDGGGIALAAKTGLAVGSPADFVSLQVPDGDLRDDAGLDSWLFANGTKPDCVWVAGRKQVEGGRHRKRGEISARFRSAMTNLLA from the coding sequence TTGACCAGCATTCATGTGAAATCGGCTCTGACGTCGGCGGGATGGCAGAGCGATGTACGGTTGACGATCGCGGGTGGGCGGATTGCCTCGCTGGACGCTGGCGTTGATGCCGAGGCAGGCGACGAACGTCACGATATTCTCGTCCCCGGCATGCCGAACCTGCACAGCCACGCCTTCCAGCGCGGCATGGCAGGCCTTGCCGAAACGCGCGGCCCCGGCACCGACAGTTTCTGGAGCTGGCGCAATGTCATGTACCGCTTCGCGCTGACGATGACGCCGGATCACGTCGAGGCGGTTGCCGGCCAGCTTTATATGGAAATGCTGGAAGCGGGCTTTTCCCGCGTCGGCGAGTTTCACTATTTGCACCACGATATCGACGGTCGCCCCTACGCAGATATCGCCGAGATGGGGCAGCGGATTGCGTCCGCCGCCTCCGACACCGGCATCGGCCTGACGTTGCTTCCCGTCTTCTACGCCCATTCGACCTTCGGTGGTGCTGCGCCAAACGAGGGACAGCGCCGCTTCATCAACAACGTAGAAAGTTTCGAGCGTCTGCTCGAGGGCTGCCGTGCCGCCGTCAAGGATCTGCCCGAGGGGCGGGTCGGCGTCGCACCGCACAGCCTGCGGGCGGTAACACCGGAAGAGCTTGCCCATGTCGTTGCCATGGCAAAGGACGGGCCGATCCACATCCACGCGGCCGAACAGGTCAAGGAAGTCGAGGATTGTATCGCCTGGTCGGGCGTGCGGCCGGTAGAATGGCTGCTCGACAATATTGGCCTCGATAGCCGCTGGTGCCTGATCCATGCGACCCACATGACCGATGACGAAACGCGGCGCATGGCTGAAAGCGGCGCGATTGCCGGTCTCTGCCCGATCACCGAGGCCAATCTTGGTGACGGCACATTCAACGCCGTGCTGTTCGGGGAGGCGGGCGGCAAGTTCGGCATCGGCTCTGATTCCAACGTGCTGATCGGCCTGCCGGACGAGCTGCGCCAGCTCGAATATTCGCAGCGCCTGCTGCACCGCTCGCGCAACGTTCTGGCAGCGCCCGGCCAATCAACTGGCCGCGCGCTGTTCGACGGCGCCCTGGATGGCGGCGGTATCGCGCTCGCGGCGAAAACGGGGCTTGCCGTGGGCAGTCCGGCGGATTTCGTCAGCCTGCAGGTGCCGGATGGCGACCTGCGCGACGACGCAGGGCTCGATTCCTGGCTGTTTGCCAACGGAACCAAGCCGGATTGTGTCTGGGTGGCCGGCAGGAAACAGGTCGAGGGCGGCCGGCATCGCAAGCGCGGGGAGATTTCGGCCCGGTTCCGTTCGGCAATGACCAATCTGCTGGCATGA
- the hutI gene encoding imidazolonepropionase: MSSAKSAPDESRPPACDRLWKNARLATLNPALPGLGLVENGVIAVQDGRILFAGDATDLPFPIKDAGEIIDCEGRWITPGLIDCHTHLVHAGDRANEFEMRLAGATYEEVARAGGGIVSSVRSLRKVSEDDLVKQTLPRLDALIAEGVTTVEIKSGYGLDLENEAKTLRAARRLGEERDVAIRTTFLGAHALPPEFKGNQAGYVAKIIDEMMPAIEAEGLADAVDGFCEGIAFSTDEMRQVFDAAKAHGLPVKLHADQLSNLHGAALAAEYGALSADHLEYTDEAGAEAMAKSGTVAVILPGAFYFIRETKKPPVNLFRKAGVAMAIATDSNPGTSPLTSLLLTMNMAATLFGMTVAECIAGTTREAARALGLVDEVGTLEPGKWADFAIWNIDRPAELVYRMGFNPLHARIRNGH, encoded by the coding sequence ATGTCTTCCGCAAAATCTGCACCCGACGAGAGCCGACCGCCCGCTTGCGACCGCCTCTGGAAAAACGCCCGACTCGCGACCTTGAACCCCGCCTTGCCGGGTCTTGGCCTTGTGGAAAACGGCGTCATTGCCGTTCAGGACGGACGCATTCTTTTTGCCGGCGACGCGACGGACCTGCCCTTTCCCATCAAAGACGCAGGCGAGATCATCGATTGCGAAGGCCGTTGGATTACCCCAGGCCTGATCGACTGCCACACTCATCTCGTCCATGCCGGCGACCGCGCCAACGAATTCGAAATGCGCCTTGCCGGCGCCACCTATGAGGAAGTCGCCCGTGCCGGCGGCGGCATCGTGTCCTCCGTTCGTTCGCTTCGTAAGGTAAGCGAAGACGACTTGGTGAAGCAGACTCTCCCCCGGTTGGACGCGCTGATCGCCGAAGGCGTCACCACAGTCGAGATCAAGTCCGGCTATGGCCTCGACCTCGAAAACGAAGCCAAGACCCTGCGCGCCGCCCGCCGTCTCGGCGAAGAGCGCGATGTCGCCATCCGCACGACCTTCCTCGGCGCCCATGCATTGCCGCCGGAATTCAAGGGCAACCAGGCCGGTTACGTCGCCAAGATTATCGACGAAATGATGCCGGCCATCGAGGCCGAAGGGCTCGCCGATGCCGTCGACGGCTTTTGCGAGGGCATTGCCTTTTCGACCGACGAGATGCGGCAGGTGTTCGATGCGGCGAAGGCTCACGGCCTGCCGGTGAAACTGCATGCCGATCAACTTTCCAATCTGCATGGCGCCGCACTTGCCGCCGAATACGGTGCGCTCTCGGCCGATCATCTCGAATATACCGATGAAGCCGGCGCGGAAGCGATGGCAAAAAGCGGAACCGTGGCTGTCATCCTGCCCGGCGCCTTCTATTTCATTCGCGAGACGAAGAAGCCGCCGGTCAATCTTTTCCGCAAGGCAGGCGTCGCTATGGCGATCGCGACCGATAGCAACCCCGGCACCTCGCCGCTGACATCGCTGTTGCTGACCATGAACATGGCAGCCACACTGTTTGGCATGACGGTCGCCGAATGCATCGCCGGTACGACGCGCGAAGCCGCCCGCGCGCTCGGTCTCGTCGACGAGGTGGGGACGCTCGAACCCGGCAAATGGGCCGATTTCGCCATCTGGAATATCGATCGGCCCGCCGAACTTGTCTACCGCATGGGGTTCAACCCGCTCCATGCCCGCATCCGCAACGGACACTGA
- the hutH gene encoding histidine ammonia-lyase — MTLVLQPGSVPLSTLETIYWTGEPARLDPSFDKGIEKAAARIAEIAAGNAPVYGINTGFGKLASIKIDAADVATLQRNLILSHCCGVGQPLAENIVRLIMALKLVSLGRGASGVRLELVRLIEGMLAKGVIPVIPEKGSVGASGDLAPLAHMAAVMMGEGEAFFDGEQLDGRTALERAGLVPVVLAAKEGLALINGTQVSTALALAGLFRAHRAAQSALITGALSTDAAMGSSAPFHPDIHTLRGHKGQIDAAAALRGLLKGSVIRESHIEGDERVQDPYCIRCQPQVDGACLDLLRSVARTLEIEANAVTDNPLVLSDNSVVSGGNFHAEPVAFAADQIALAICEIGAISQRRIALLVDPALSYGLPAFLAKKPGLNSGLMIAEVTSAALMSENKQMSHPASVDSTPTSANQEDHVSMACHGARRLLQMTDNLFAIIGIEALTAAQGIDFRAPLVTSPELTAAISAIRKVVPTLEIDRYMATDLKAASELIASGGLNTAVSSGILPVLEA, encoded by the coding sequence ATGACCCTTGTTCTTCAGCCGGGCTCTGTCCCGCTCTCGACCCTCGAAACCATCTACTGGACAGGCGAACCCGCCCGTCTCGATCCCTCGTTCGACAAGGGCATCGAGAAGGCGGCTGCCCGCATCGCCGAGATCGCAGCCGGCAATGCGCCGGTCTACGGCATCAACACCGGCTTCGGCAAACTCGCCTCGATCAAGATCGATGCCGCCGATGTCGCCACCCTGCAGCGCAACCTGATCCTCTCCCATTGCTGCGGCGTCGGCCAGCCGCTCGCCGAAAACATCGTGCGCCTAATCATGGCGCTGAAGCTCGTCTCGCTCGGGCGCGGCGCATCGGGCGTCAGGCTCGAACTCGTCCGGCTGATCGAAGGTATGCTCGCCAAGGGTGTCATCCCGGTCATTCCGGAAAAAGGCTCCGTCGGCGCCTCCGGCGACCTCGCGCCGCTTGCTCATATGGCCGCTGTGATGATGGGTGAAGGCGAAGCATTTTTCGACGGCGAACAGCTCGATGGCCGGACCGCGCTCGAACGCGCCGGTCTCGTACCGGTCGTTCTCGCCGCCAAGGAAGGTCTGGCACTCATCAATGGGACACAGGTCTCCACTGCGCTCGCGCTTGCCGGGCTCTTCCGCGCCCACCGCGCCGCCCAATCGGCCCTGATCACCGGCGCGCTGTCCACCGATGCGGCCATGGGCTCGTCGGCGCCGTTCCATCCGGATATCCACACGCTGCGCGGCCACAAGGGCCAGATCGATGCCGCCGCCGCCCTGCGTGGCCTGCTCAAGGGCTCGGTGATCCGCGAAAGCCATATCGAGGGCGATGAGCGCGTTCAAGACCCCTATTGCATCCGCTGCCAGCCGCAGGTCGATGGCGCCTGCCTCGATCTCCTGCGCTCGGTTGCCCGTACGCTGGAAATCGAAGCCAACGCAGTCACTGACAATCCGCTGGTGCTATCGGACAATTCCGTCGTCTCCGGCGGCAATTTCCACGCCGAGCCGGTGGCCTTCGCCGCCGACCAGATCGCTCTTGCCATCTGCGAGATCGGCGCGATTTCCCAGCGCCGCATCGCTCTGCTGGTCGATCCGGCCCTCTCCTATGGTCTGCCGGCCTTTCTCGCAAAAAAACCGGGTCTCAATTCCGGCCTAATGATCGCCGAAGTGACCTCGGCGGCGCTGATGTCGGAAAACAAGCAGATGTCCCATCCGGCATCGGTCGATTCCACCCCGACCTCGGCCAATCAGGAAGACCACGTCTCCATGGCCTGCCACGGCGCCCGCCGCCTGCTCCAGATGACTGACAACCTGTTCGCCATCATCGGCATAGAGGCCCTGACGGCAGCCCAGGGCATCGATTTCCGTGCACCGCTCGTCACCAGCCCGGAACTCACAGCTGCCATATCAGCGATCCGCAAGGTCGTGCCCACGCTGGAAATCGACCGCTACATGGCAACCGACCTGAAGGCCGCAAGCGAGCTTATCGCTTCGGGCGGGCTGAATACTGCCGTATCGTCGGGCATCCTGCCGGTTCTGGAGGCTTGA
- the hutG gene encoding N-formylglutamate deformylase, giving the protein MAVFETRQGSSPVILGFPHTGTDVPAAMWERLNDNGRILADTDWHIHHLYDGLLPDVTTVRATFHRYVIDANRDPEGVSLYPGQNTTGLIPGTNFDGVSIWADGEEPTEADIAARLADFYAPYHAALAAEIERVKAIHGIAVLYDCHSIRSDIPFLFEGTLPDFNIGTDSGKTCDPAIQNAAVDVALYADGYTSILNGRFKGGWTTRHYGRPETGVHAIQMELAQSSHLTTEAPPFAYDATKAAKLRTHLKDILTRIEDAALTLAKQTRGSK; this is encoded by the coding sequence ATGGCCGTCTTCGAAACAAGACAAGGTTCATCGCCCGTTATCCTCGGCTTCCCCCATACTGGAACCGACGTCCCCGCCGCCATGTGGGAACGGCTGAACGACAATGGCCGCATCCTTGCCGACACCGACTGGCATATCCATCACCTCTACGATGGCCTGCTGCCGGACGTGACGACGGTGCGCGCCACCTTCCATCGCTATGTCATCGACGCCAATCGCGATCCGGAAGGCGTCAGCCTCTATCCCGGCCAGAACACCACCGGCCTTATTCCGGGCACGAATTTCGACGGCGTCTCGATCTGGGCGGATGGTGAAGAGCCGACCGAGGCGGATATCGCCGCCCGGCTTGCCGATTTTTACGCGCCCTACCATGCGGCCCTTGCCGCGGAAATCGAACGGGTCAAGGCAATCCACGGCATCGCCGTGCTCTATGACTGCCATTCGATCCGCTCCGACATCCCGTTCCTGTTCGAAGGCACCCTGCCGGATTTCAACATCGGCACGGATAGCGGCAAGACCTGCGATCCAGCGATCCAGAACGCCGCCGTGGATGTGGCCCTCTATGCGGACGGCTACACCAGCATTCTCAATGGCCGTTTCAAGGGCGGCTGGACGACGCGCCACTACGGTCGACCGGAAACCGGCGTCCACGCCATCCAGATGGAGCTGGCCCAATCCAGCCATCTGACAACCGAGGCCCCGCCCTTCGCGTATGACGCGACAAAGGCGGCCAAGCTTCGCACTCACCTCAAGGACATTCTCACGCGCATCGAAGATGCGGCGCTGACACTGGCAAAGCAAACAAGGGGAAGCAAATGA